The Hyperolius riggenbachi isolate aHypRig1 chromosome 3, aHypRig1.pri, whole genome shotgun sequence genome window below encodes:
- the KICS2 gene encoding KICSTOR subunit 2, which yields MTSLALPAWSHATSKQSGAGRVLCWLGGFLRRLLLLGRERDPGSAAAPPCMVLAQEEDDDDEPMLMTSSVMIPLSPAVSGEHSVLQTFFSHLGQFSYDKAKDNVEKEKEANKNAGASWSSSLAALAHLAAAEKAYHSMSFLGQKPGGQSFFSRKDSIRTNYTSLYNELKKVVSIGRHAIGGTAPHLEELLSHLSEQLCFFIQARMEIADFYEKMYSLSSQKFINTEELVNILEVILKKYSSKFHHPILSPLESGFQLEVDVLAHLLKAQSLIFEWKFLLSLVNLHNAHTKLQTWGQIFEKQKETKKHLFGGQSQKAVQPPHLFLWLMKFKNNLLAKFTFYFHEALSRQTSEMKALTAKTNLDYFGKISSFIRKYDAVNVSLIFDTRGSESFQGHGYHHPDSYREAPKGMDQYPAVVSLPNERPVIHWPNVIMIMTDKSTDLNTLEKVVYFFDDKVQSTYFLTRPEPHFTLVVIFESKKSEKDSHFISFLNELSHSLKSSRVFASLKPGSKG from the exons ATGACATCACTGGCGCTTCCTGCGTGGTCACATGCGACGAGTAAACAGTCTGGAGCTGGCCGTGTGCTGTGCTGGCTAGGCGGCTTCCTGcgcaggctgctgctgctggggagaGAGCGGGACCCCGGGTCTGCAGCGGCGCCTCCCTGCATGGTGCTGGCCCAGGAGGAGGACGATGACGACGAGCCGATGCTGATGACGAGCTCGGTGATGATCCCGCTGAGTCCGGCGGTGAGCGGAGAGCACAGCGTGCTGCAGACTTTCTTCTCCCACCTCGGACAGTTCTCCTATGACAAGGCCAAGGACAATGTGGAAAAGGAGAAAGAAGCAAATAAGAATGCCGGGGCGTCCTGGTCCTccagcctggcagccctggctcaCCTGGCTGCGGCGGAGAAGGCTTATCACAGCATGAGCTTCCTGGGGCAGAAGCCGG GTGGCCAGTCATTCTTCAGTAGAAAAGACTCAATCAGAACGAATTACACATCACTGTACAATGAACTAAAGAAAGTGGTGAGCATTGGAAGACATGCCATTGGTGGGACAGCACCTCACTTGGAAGAATTGCTCTCTCATCTCTCAGAGCAGTTGTGCTTTTTCATTCAAGCTCGCATGGAGATAGCAGATTTCTATGAGAAAATGTACTCGTTAAGCAGTCAGAAATTCATAAACACTGAAGAGCTAGTCAACATTTTGGAGGTCATATTAAAGAAGTACAGCTCCAA GTTTCACCATCCCATATTATCGCCTCTAGAAAGTGGGTTTCAGCTTGAAGTTGATGTTCTTGCACACCTTCTAAAAGCACAGAGCTTGATATTTGAATGGAAGTTCCTCTTGTCTCTTGTAAACTTGCACAATGCCCACACTAAACTACAGACTTGGGGCCAGATATTTGAGAAGCAGAAAGAAACCAAGAAACATTTATTTGGGGGACAGTCGCAAAAAGCTGTACAGCCTCCACATCTTTTCTTGTGGCTTATGAAATTTAAAAATAACCTCCTTGCCAAGTTCACCTTCTACTTCCATGAAGCTCTAAGCCGACAGACCTCGGAGATGAAGGCCTTAACTGCTAAAACTAATCTGGACTACTTTGGAAAAATCTCCAGTTTCATTAGAAAATATGATGCAGTCAACGTGTCCTTAATTTTTGACACCAGAGGTTCAGAAAGCTTTCAAGGTCATGGTTACCATCATCCGGACTCCTACAGAGAAGCCCCCAAGGGAATGGACCAGTATCCTGCGGTGGTGTCACTGCCTAATGAGAGGCCCGTTATTCACTGGCCCAATGTTATTATGATCATGACTGACAAGAGTACTGATCTTAACACTTTAGAAAAGGTAGTCTACTTCTTTGATGACAAAGTTCAGAGTACCTACTTTTTGACACGCCCTGAGCCACATTTCACCCTTGTGGTGATTTTTGAGTCCAAAAAGTCAGAGAAAGATTCTCACTTCATCTCTTTTCTTAATGAACTTTCTCATTCTCTAAAAAGTTCCAGAGTGTTTGCGAGTCTAAAGCCAGGCTCAAAAGGATAA